In Psychrobacter ciconiae, the genomic window CAGGCGTCATGGTCAGCTATTACGGCTCGGACACGCCGTTGAATCAAGTTGCCAGCGTCAACGTTGAAGACTCAAGAACACTGTTGGTTCAGCCGTTTGACCGCACCATGGTTCAAGCGGTGGATAAAGCCATTCGTGAGGCAGATTTGGGGCTCAACCCAATGACGGCGGACGTGATTCGCGTTCCAATGCCAGCTTTAACTGAAGACACGCGCCGCGATATGCAAAAATTGGCTCGCGGTGAAGCAGAAAACAGCCGCGTTTCAATTCGCAATATCCGCCGCGATATGATGAACGACATCAAAGACTTGGCAAAAGAAAAAGAGATTTCAGAAGATGACGAGCGCCGCGCCAGTGATGACATTCAAAAGCTGACGGATAAATATATCGCCAGCATCGACAGTAAGCTTGAGAAAAAAGAAGCGGACTTGATGGAAGTGTAATTGTTCTTAAATCGCTTTTGAATCACGACTCTTGACCAAAGTCTAATAAACAGCCGATAGTTTGGTGCTATTGGCTGTTTTTTTAGATTAAGACACAAGTTTAATTATGATAAATTAATGAAAATTTCGCAGTTGACTTTTTAATCAAGCCAACAAGCTTTATCATAATCAAGACAAACGCCGGTCAGTTACTCTATTATTTTTAGCCCTATATTTTTATCACTATATTTTTATCACTAAAAGCTACCTTTATGACTCTACCAACTTCGCTTTCAAACACCGTTCTTCCACGTCATATTGCCATTATTATGGATGGCAACAACCGCTATGGTAAAGCGCACCACCTAGCAAGTGGCGGCGGTCACATTGCCGGAAAAGACGCGCTTGACCCTGTGGTTGAGTACTGCCGCGAGGTGGGTGTTGAGGTGCTCACCGTGTTTGCGTTTTCCAGTGAAAACTGGCAGCGACCGGCAAATGAGGTGGCGCTGTTGATGCAGCTGTTATCTGCCACCATTGATGAGCAGTTGCCAAGGATGATGAGGTTTGAAATTCGCCTGCGCTTTATTGGTGACCGTTTAAAATTAAGCGCTGAGTTGCAGCAAAAAATGCAAGCTGCCGAAGAAAAAACGGCGCAGTTTACCAAAATGTCGCTCGTCATCGCCATAAGCTACGGCGGTCAGTGGGACGTCGCCAATGCCGCAAAACAGCTTGCGGCTCAGGTACAAAACGGCGAAATTACCCTTGATGATATTAACAAAGAAAGCTTGGGGCAGCACGTTCAGCTTCATGATGCGCCGCCGGTTGATATGCTGATTCGAACGGGCGGCGATTATCGCTTGTCCA contains:
- the uppS gene encoding polyprenyl diphosphate synthase, with protein sequence MTLPTSLSNTVLPRHIAIIMDGNNRYGKAHHLASGGGHIAGKDALDPVVEYCREVGVEVLTVFAFSSENWQRPANEVALLMQLLSATIDEQLPRMMRFEIRLRFIGDRLKLSAELQQKMQAAEEKTAQFTKMSLVIAISYGGQWDVANAAKQLAAQVQNGEITLDDINKESLGQHVQLHDAPPVDMLIRTGGDYRLSNFLLWQSAYAELFFTQTLWPDFTDKELAAMVTEFAQRQRRFGKTSEQVAIQQQQADLS
- the frr gene encoding ribosome recycling factor, with protein sequence MIKEIKQDGEARMQKTIDALESTFSKVRTGRAHPGMLSGVMVSYYGSDTPLNQVASVNVEDSRTLLVQPFDRTMVQAVDKAIREADLGLNPMTADVIRVPMPALTEDTRRDMQKLARGEAENSRVSIRNIRRDMMNDIKDLAKEKEISEDDERRASDDIQKLTDKYIASIDSKLEKKEADLMEV